The genomic segment GCGAACTTAATATTTTTCAATATAAAGAAGAGAAAAAAGCCTTGCGAACTTTGCGTTAAAAAAACACAACGATAATAAAGCCTAATGCCTACAGCTTATAGCCTAAAGCAAAAAAAAGCATAAAAATATGAATAAAATAAACAATCCAAAACCAGATACATGGTCTGAAATATTAAAAAGACCAACCCAAACTATTGATGATATTGAAGTTACAGTAAAAGAAATCTTCAAAGAAGTTCAGAAAAAAGGAGATGAAGCTGTGGCAAAATATACTTCAATTTTTGATGGAATTTCGTTAGAAAATTATCAGGTAACCGAAGAAGAAATAAAAGAAGCAATTAGTTTGATTCCGAATGAATTAAAAGAATCAATTCAGTTAGCAAAAAATAATATTTATAAATTTCACAGCGCTCAGAAAACTAACAAAATTGAAGTTGAAACGATCGATGGTGTAAACTGCTGGCAGGAAAAAAGACCAATTCAAAAAATTGGATTGTATATTCCGGGCGGAACAGCGCCTTTATTTTCAACCGTTTTAATGCTGGCGGTTCCTGCAGAAATTGCGGGCTGTAAAGAAATTGTATTGTGTTCTCCGCCAGATAAAAAAGGAAAAATAAATCCAGCGATTTTATACGCAGCAAATTTATGCGGAGTAACAAAAATCTTAAAAGTTGGAGGGATTCAGGCCATTGCCGGAATGACATTTGGAACGCAGTCAATTCCAAAAGTATATAAGATTTTCGGACCAGGAAATCAATTTGTGACGGTGGCAAAACAATTGGCAACGCAATTTGGAGTGGCAATCGATATGCCGGCCGGCCCATCAGAATTATTAATTGTGGCTGATGATACTGCAGTTCCGGCTTTTGTAGCTTCGGATTTATTATCGCAGGCAGAACACGGAACAGATAGTCAGGTAATTTTAGTTTCTACTTCAAAAAAACTAATTGATGATGTTGAGAAAGAAATCCAATCACAGTTAGAAGTACTGCCAAGAAAAGCAATCGCTGAAAAAGCAATCGAAAATTCGAAATTAATTTATGTTGAAAATGATCAGATTGCTTTAGATTTAATCAATGAATATGGTCCTGAACACTTTATAATCTGTTCAGAATACGATGATTTCTACTGCAATGGAATTGTAAATGCGGGTTCAGTTTTTATCGGAAATTATACTCCAGAAAGTGCGGGAGATTATGCCTCAGGAACCAATCATACTCTGCCAACAAATGGTTATGCGAAGAATTACAGCGGTGTAAACTTAGATAGTTTCATGAAATCAATGACGTTTCAGAAAATTTCTAAAGAAGGAATTCAAAATATTGGAAAAGCTATAGAATTGATGGCTGAAGCCGAAGGATTACGAGCGCATAAAAATGCAGTAACCTTAAGATTGAAGAGTTTAAAATAAAAGACAAAGAAAGATGAAAGAGGCAAGAACCAAGATTTTAATAAAGTCTTTCTTCTTGAATCTTGTTTCTTTCTTCTTAAAAAATAAAAAAATGAAATTCGATATAAATACAATAA from the Flavobacterium sp. genome contains:
- the hisD gene encoding histidinol dehydrogenase, giving the protein MNKINNPKPDTWSEILKRPTQTIDDIEVTVKEIFKEVQKKGDEAVAKYTSIFDGISLENYQVTEEEIKEAISLIPNELKESIQLAKNNIYKFHSAQKTNKIEVETIDGVNCWQEKRPIQKIGLYIPGGTAPLFSTVLMLAVPAEIAGCKEIVLCSPPDKKGKINPAILYAANLCGVTKILKVGGIQAIAGMTFGTQSIPKVYKIFGPGNQFVTVAKQLATQFGVAIDMPAGPSELLIVADDTAVPAFVASDLLSQAEHGTDSQVILVSTSKKLIDDVEKEIQSQLEVLPRKAIAEKAIENSKLIYVENDQIALDLINEYGPEHFIICSEYDDFYCNGIVNAGSVFIGNYTPESAGDYASGTNHTLPTNGYAKNYSGVNLDSFMKSMTFQKISKEGIQNIGKAIELMAEAEGLRAHKNAVTLRLKSLK